From a single Vanacampus margaritifer isolate UIUO_Vmar chromosome 15, RoL_Vmar_1.0, whole genome shotgun sequence genomic region:
- the hspa12b gene encoding heat shock 70 kDa protein 12B isoform X1: protein MFGFLRRPRRRNTDHQSRHLFYVFVSRSWLAALVSSQLMQNTANIATPVKMADTEQPDPSGLALSRDSLSVPSSSAILGSDCSIAPLTPSPSPRVEGRPRMACPFSVVVAIDFGTTSSGYAFSFTEDSEAIHMMKRWEGGDPGVANQKSPTCLLLTPDLRFHSFGFAARDFYHDLDPDEARHWLYFDKFKMKIHSTCDLTMETELEAVNGRRVTAIEVFAHALRFFREHALKEVKEQTTSVLGGDKIRWVITVPAVWRQPAKQFMREAAYLAGLASPDCPEQLLIALEPEAASIYCRKLRLHQVIDLSLQPIANGVDVNGLRPFDSGFRQAREQLRRSRHSRTFIVESGTGELWSELQTGDKYIVADCGGGTVDLTVHQIEQPQGTLKELYKASGGPYGAVGVDLAFESMLSQIFGDDFIQSFKAKRPAAWVDLTIAFEARKRTAAPGRANALNISLPFSFIDYYKRHKGQSVEAALRRSNMNIVKWSSQGMLRLTQEAMNELFQPTIANIVRHIEELMSKPDVRGVRFLFLVGGFAESPMLQKAIHKALGRTCRIIIPHNVGLTILKGAVLFGLDPTVVRVRRCPLTYGVGVLNRFVEGRHPRDKLLIKDDRQWCTDILDRFVSVDQSVALGEVVRRSYTPARPCQRKIIINIYCSATDDVTYISDPGVRKCGMVTLELPEPLPPANTGAGGPAGRREIRATMQFGDTEIKVTAVDVLSKRSVKASIDFLSN from the exons ATGTTTGGCTTCCTGCGTCGACCTCGAAGGCGCAACACAGATCATCAGAGCCGGcatctgttttatgtttttgtgtctCGGAGCTGGCTGGCGGCCCTCGTTTCATCACAGCTCATGCAAAACACGGCAAAC ATCGCGACACCTGTGAAGATGGCTGACACGGAGCAGCCGGACCCCAGCGGCCTTGCATTGTCAC GCGACAGTTTATCAGTGCCGTCGTCATCAGCCATTTTGGGAAGTGACTGCAGCATCGCACCCCTCACGCCGTCTCCCTCACCT AGGGTGGAAGGAAGACCACGGATGGCCTGCCCATTCTCAGTCGTTGTGGCAATAGACTTTGGCACGACCTCGAGCGGCTACGCTTTCAGCTTCACGGAGGACTCAGAAGCCATACACATGATGAA ACGCTGGGAGGGCGGGGACCCCGGCGTGGCCAATCAGAAGAGCCCCACGTGTCTGCTGCTGACCCCCGACTTGCGCTTCCACAGTTTCGGATTTGCTGCGCGGGACTTTTACCACGACCTGGATCCAGACGAGGCCCGGCACTGGCTCTACTTTGATAAGTTCAAGATGAAGATCCACAGCACTTGT GATCTCACGATGGAGACGGAGCTGGAGGCGGTGAACGGCCGGCGGGTGACAGCCATTGAGGTGTTCGCTCACGCCCTGCGCTTCTTCAGGGAGCACGCCCTAAAG GAAGTGAAGGAGCAGACCACCTCCGTACTGGGAGGAGACAAAATCCGATGGGTGATCACCGTTCCTGCCGTGTGGCGACAACCTGCCAAGCAGTTCATGAGAGAGGCCGCCTACCTG GCCGGTCTGGCGTCTCCCGACTGTCCCGAGCAGCTCCTCATCGCTCTCGAACCGGAGGCCGCCTCCATTTACTGCCGCAAGCTCCGCCTCCACCAGGTGATCGACCTGAGCCTGCAGCCGATCGCGAACGGCGTGGATGTGAACGGATTGCGACCTTTTGACTCCGGCTTCAGACAAG CCAGGGAGCAGTTGAGGCGATCCAGACACAGCAGGACCTTCATAGTGGAGAGCGGAACTGGAGAACTGTGGTCCGAGCTGCAGACCG GTGACAAGTACATTGTGGCAGACTGCGGGGGAGGAACAGTGGATCTGACGGTCCATCAAATCGAGCAGCCGCAAGGGACGCTTAAAGAACTCTACAAGGCCTCAG GTGGTCCATACGGCGCCGTTGGCGTGGACCTGGCTTTCGAGTCCATGCTCAGCCAAATCTTTGGGGACGACTTCATCCAGAGCTTCAAAGCCAAGCGGCCGGCCGCCTGGGTGGACCTCACCATTGCGTTCGAGGCCAGGAAGCGGACGGCGGCACCGGGCCGGGCCAACGCCCTCAACATCTCCCTGCCCTTCTCCTTCATCGACTACTACAAAAGACACAAGGGGCAGAGTGTGGAGGCCGCCCTGAGGAGAAGCAA TATGAACATCGTCAAGTGGTCATCGCAGGGCATGCTGCGACTTACCCAGGAAGCCATGAACGAGCTCTTCCAGCCCACAATCGCCAATATAGTGCGACACATAG AGGAGCTGATGTCGAAGCCAGATGTGCGCGGCGTGCGTTTCCTCTTCCTGGTGGGCGGATTTGCTGAGTCGCCCATGCTGCAGAAAGCCATCCACAAAGCACTGGGACGCACTTGCCGCATCATCATCCCCCACAACGTAGGCCTGACCATCCTCAAGGGGGCAGTGCTGTTTGGGCTGGACCCCACTGTG GTGCGAGTGCGTCGATGCCCACTGACGTACGGCGTGGGTGTCTTGAACCGCTTCGTGGAGGGACGCCATCCCCGGGACAAGCTCCTCATCAAGGACGACCGACAGTGGTGCACCGACATCCTGGACCGCTTCGTGTCCGTAGACCAATCAGTGGCTCTGGGCGAGGTGGTGAGGCGGAGTTACACGCCGGCACGCCCGTGCCAAAGGAAAATCATCATCAACATCTACTGCAGCGCCACTGACGATGTCACGTACATTTCGGACCCGGGGGTCAGGAAGTGTGGAATGGTCACGTTGGAACTGCCGGAGCCGTTACCACCGGCCAACACGGGAGCTGGAGGCCCGGCGGGGAGGAGGGAGATCAGGGCAACCATGCAGTTTGGGGATACAGAAATCAAAGTTACAGCCGTGGATGTCTTGTCCAAACGCTCCGTGAAGGCTTCAATTGACTTCCTGTCTAACTGA
- the paip2b gene encoding polyadenylate-binding protein-interacting protein 2B isoform X2, translated as MSGPEVAKTPGGGAPGKEGKEPVANGHAGDSNDANPFAEYMWMENEEEYNRQVEEELLEQEFLDRCFQEMLEEEDQHWFIPSRDLNNQGVDQLQQQLNGLSVSEHSNLEEVARKSILNPEAKEFVPGKKY; from the exons ATGAGTGGTCCCGAGGTGGCCAAGACACCGGGTGGAGGCGCGCCAGGGAAGGAGGGCAAAGAGCCGGTGGCTAACGGGCATGCGGGCGACAGCAATGACGCCAACCCCTTTGCTGAATACATGTGGATGGAGAATGAGGAGGAATATAACAGACAG GTGGAAGAGGAGCTGCTGGAACAAGAGTTCCTGGACCGCTGCTTCCAGGAGATGCTGGAGGAAGAGGACCAGCACTGGTTCATCCCATCACGTGATCTCAACAATCAGGGGGTGGATCAACTGCAGCAGCAACTCAACGGCCTGTCTGTCAGCGAACACAGCAATCTCGAGGAAGTGGCG AGGAAGAGCATTTTGAACCCCGAAGCAAAGGAGTTCGTCCCTGGGAAGAAATACTAG
- the paip2b gene encoding polyadenylate-binding protein-interacting protein 2B isoform X1, giving the protein MPEPAEMSGPEVAKTPGGGAPGKEGKEPVANGHAGDSNDANPFAEYMWMENEEEYNRQVEEELLEQEFLDRCFQEMLEEEDQHWFIPSRDLNNQGVDQLQQQLNGLSVSEHSNLEEVARKSILNPEAKEFVPGKKY; this is encoded by the exons ATGCCAG AGCCGGCTGAGATGAGTGGTCCCGAGGTGGCCAAGACACCGGGTGGAGGCGCGCCAGGGAAGGAGGGCAAAGAGCCGGTGGCTAACGGGCATGCGGGCGACAGCAATGACGCCAACCCCTTTGCTGAATACATGTGGATGGAGAATGAGGAGGAATATAACAGACAG GTGGAAGAGGAGCTGCTGGAACAAGAGTTCCTGGACCGCTGCTTCCAGGAGATGCTGGAGGAAGAGGACCAGCACTGGTTCATCCCATCACGTGATCTCAACAATCAGGGGGTGGATCAACTGCAGCAGCAACTCAACGGCCTGTCTGTCAGCGAACACAGCAATCTCGAGGAAGTGGCG AGGAAGAGCATTTTGAACCCCGAAGCAAAGGAGTTCGTCCCTGGGAAGAAATACTAG
- the LOC144035193 gene encoding uncharacterized protein LOC144035193 isoform X2 codes for MNGSLYYWYDCDPYDAESGEPSAGLVVLFATHVWEFVFSLPSNLWLAWFILHRRSKVDGILTGDFFPFCLVLVKLPFYVMVPAILANHFLWRDSWLMAVTAIVSSSMTIVKPMLMCVVCVEKYLAVVRPLAFLRFKALKYKWRALVIMLCLGTCISASAVFQQSIVAICLIFPPVLAVDTYCCVAVLKALRKSPPGEREEVGKEKSHAVGNTELHGIKRKAFITILVIQVTHVVNYVPLIVTIPMYGRVPARVLKCQYMPLGFAAVISCGYLHPLFYLCNDLQYHKKTKTKI; via the exons ATGAATGGATCGTTATATTACTGGTATGACTGCGATCCTTACGACGCTGAATCTGGAGAACCGTCTGCGGGCCTTGTCGTTCTCTTCGCCACCCACGTGTGGGAATTTGTCTTCAGCCTCCCATCAAACCTTTGGCTTGCCTGGTTCATCCTCCATAGAAG GTCCAAGGTTGATGGCATTTTAACTGGAGACTTCTTCCCATTCTGCTTGGTCCTCGTCAAATTGCCTTTCTATGTGATGGTGCCCGCGATACTGGCTAATCACTTCCTTTGGCGAGATTCTTGGCTGATGGCCGTGACGGCAATTGTGTCCTCTTCCATGACCATCGTGAAGCCGATGCtcatgtgtgtggtgtgtgtggaGAAGTACTTGGCTGTGGTCCGTCCGTTGGCCTTTCTAAG GTTCAAGGCCTTAAAGTACAAATGGAGAGCTCTTGTTATTATGTTGTGCTTGGGCACCTGCATTTCCGCCTCTGCTGTTTTTCAACAATCCATTGTGGCGATCTGTTTAATCTTCCCTCCTGTCCTGGCTGTGGACACCTACTGTTGCGTGGCTGTGCTCAAAGCATTGAGAAAAAGTCCGccaggagagagagaggaagtcGGCAAGGAGAAGAGCCATGCGGTGGGAAATACAGAGTTGCACGGCATTAAGAGAAAAGCCTTCATCACTATCCTCGTCATCCAGGTCACGCATGTCGTCAATTACGTGCCCCTCATTGTCACCATTCCGATGTACGGCCGGGTCCCTGCTCGGGTTTTGAAGTGTCAGTATATGCCCTTGGGTTTTGCTGCGGTGATCAGCTGCGGTTATCTGCATCCGCTCTTCTACCTGTGCAACGACCTGCAGTACCACAAGAAAAcaaagaccaaaatatga
- the LOC144035193 gene encoding uncharacterized protein LOC144035193 isoform X1 has translation MSGLHSSALKRRHQRVSTTMNGSLYYWYDCDPYDAESGEPSAGLVVLFATHVWEFVFSLPSNLWLAWFILHRRSKVDGILTGDFFPFCLVLVKLPFYVMVPAILANHFLWRDSWLMAVTAIVSSSMTIVKPMLMCVVCVEKYLAVVRPLAFLRFKALKYKWRALVIMLCLGTCISASAVFQQSIVAICLIFPPVLAVDTYCCVAVLKALRKSPPGEREEVGKEKSHAVGNTELHGIKRKAFITILVIQVTHVVNYVPLIVTIPMYGRVPARVLKCQYMPLGFAAVISCGYLHPLFYLCNDLQYHKKTKTKI, from the exons ATGAGTGGCCTGCATTCGTCCGCGCTGAAAAGACGTCACCAAAG GGTTTCCACCACAATGAATGGATCGTTATATTACTGGTATGACTGCGATCCTTACGACGCTGAATCTGGAGAACCGTCTGCGGGCCTTGTCGTTCTCTTCGCCACCCACGTGTGGGAATTTGTCTTCAGCCTCCCATCAAACCTTTGGCTTGCCTGGTTCATCCTCCATAGAAG GTCCAAGGTTGATGGCATTTTAACTGGAGACTTCTTCCCATTCTGCTTGGTCCTCGTCAAATTGCCTTTCTATGTGATGGTGCCCGCGATACTGGCTAATCACTTCCTTTGGCGAGATTCTTGGCTGATGGCCGTGACGGCAATTGTGTCCTCTTCCATGACCATCGTGAAGCCGATGCtcatgtgtgtggtgtgtgtggaGAAGTACTTGGCTGTGGTCCGTCCGTTGGCCTTTCTAAG GTTCAAGGCCTTAAAGTACAAATGGAGAGCTCTTGTTATTATGTTGTGCTTGGGCACCTGCATTTCCGCCTCTGCTGTTTTTCAACAATCCATTGTGGCGATCTGTTTAATCTTCCCTCCTGTCCTGGCTGTGGACACCTACTGTTGCGTGGCTGTGCTCAAAGCATTGAGAAAAAGTCCGccaggagagagagaggaagtcGGCAAGGAGAAGAGCCATGCGGTGGGAAATACAGAGTTGCACGGCATTAAGAGAAAAGCCTTCATCACTATCCTCGTCATCCAGGTCACGCATGTCGTCAATTACGTGCCCCTCATTGTCACCATTCCGATGTACGGCCGGGTCCCTGCTCGGGTTTTGAAGTGTCAGTATATGCCCTTGGGTTTTGCTGCGGTGATCAGCTGCGGTTATCTGCATCCGCTCTTCTACCTGTGCAACGACCTGCAGTACCACAAGAAAAcaaagaccaaaatatga
- the cct7 gene encoding T-complex protein 1 subunit eta: MSPIPTCFVNAPPQSIVGFHAGPKLLEGTAKMMPTPVILLKEGTDTSQGIPQLISNINACQVISEAVRTTLGPRGMDKLMVDGRGKATISNDGATILKLLDVVHPAAKTLVDIARSQDAEVGDGTTSVTLLAAEFLKQLKPYVEEGLHPQTIIRAFRTATNLAVNKIKEIAVPVKKGDKQEQRQLLEKCAATALNSKLIAGQKEFFSKMVVDAVMSLDELLSLKMIGIKKVQGGGLEDSQLISGVAFKKTFSYAGFEMQPKCYENPKIALLNVELELKAEKDNAEVRVKSVEDYQAIVDAEWNILYDKLEKIHQSGAKVVLSKLPIGDVATQFFADRDLFCAGRVQEEDLKRTMMACGGSIQTSVSNLTDEVLGLCELFEEVQMGGERYNLFKGCPKATTCTIILRGGAEQFTEETERSLHDAIMIVRRAIKNNSVVAGGGAVEMELSKYLRYYSRTIPGKQQLLIGAYAKALEIIPRQLCDNAGFDATNILNKLRAKHAQGGMWYGVDINNEDIADNFVACVWEPSIVRINALTAASEAACLILSVDETIKNPRSSVDGPPGGGRGRGRGRPHAH; the protein is encoded by the exons ATGAGTCCCATTCCCACATGCTTTGTGAACGCACCACCGCAAAGCATTGTGGGATTTCATGCCGGTCCGAAGCTTCTCGAAGGAACTGCAAAAATGATG CCCACACCAGTGATCCTGCTGAAGGAAGGGACAGACACGTCTCAGGGAATCCCCCAGCTCATCAGCAACATCAATGCCTGCCAG GTTATATCCGAGGCTGTGCGGACAACCCTGGGTCCCAGAGGGATGGACAAACTCATGGTAGACGGCAGAG GTAAGGCCACCATCTCCAACGACGGGGCCACCATCTTGAAGCTGCTGGATGTGGTCCACCCTGCAGCGAAGACTCTTGTGGACATTGCCCGGTCTCAGGACGCTGAG GTCGGAGATGGCACCACCTCGGTCACACTCCTGGCCGCAGAGTTCCTGAAGCAGTTGAAGCCGTACGTGGAGGAGGGGCTCCACCCTCAAACCATCATCCGAGCGTTCCGTACCGCAACCAACCTGGCTGTCAACAAGATCAAGGAGATCGCCGTGCCTGTGAAGAAAGGCGATAAACA AGAGCAACGGCAGTTGTTGGAAAAGTGTGCAGCCACGGCGCTCAACTCCAAGCTGATTGCCGGTCAGAAGGAGTTCTTCTCCAAGATGGTGGTGGATGCCGTCATGTCTCTGGATGAGCTGCTGTCGCTCAAGATGATCGGCATCAAGAAGGTCCAGGGAGGAGGTCTGGAG GATTCCCAGTTGATTTCCGGGGTGGCCTTCAAGAAGACCTTCTCCTACGCCGGCTTCGAGATGCAGCCCAAGTGTTACGAGAATCCAAAGATTGCGCTGCTCAACGTCGAGCTGGAGCTGAAAGCCGAGAAGGACAACGCGGAGGTTCGGGTGAAGTCTGTGGAG GACTATCAAGCCATCGTGGACGCGGAGTGGAACATCCTTTACGACAAGTTGGAGAAAATCCACCAGTCGGGAGCCAAAGTGGTTCTGTCTAAACTGCCCATCGGTGATGTGGCCACGCAATTCTTTGCGGACAGAGACCTGTTCTGTGCCGGGAGGGTCCAGGAGGAAGATTTGAAGAGGACCATGATG GCCTGCGGGGGCTCCATCCAGACTTCAGTTAGCAATCTGACAGATGAAGTCCTGGGCCTGTGTGAGCTCTTTGAGGAGGTCCAGATGGGAGGAGAAAG GTATAACTTGTTCAAGGGCTGCCCCAAGGCCACGACGTGCACCATCATCCTGCGAGGCGGCGCCGAACAGTTCACGGAGGAGACGGAGCGCTCGCTGCACGACGCCATCATGATTGTGCGCAGGGCCATCAAG AACAACTCAGTCGTTGCAGGTGGAGGAGCTGTGGAGATGGAGCTGTCAAAGTACTTGAGGTATTATTCCAGAACCATTCCGGGGAAGCAGCAGCTGCTGATCGGCGCCTACGCCAAGGCCCTGGAGATCATCCCCAGACAGCTGTGTGACAACGCCGGCTTCGACGCCACCAACATCCTGAACAAGCTGCGTGCTAAACACGCTCAG GGCGGCATGTGGTACGGCGTGGACATCAACAACGAAGACATCGCCGACAACTTCGTGGCCTGCGTGTGGGAGCCGTCAATCGTTCGCATCAATGCGCTGACCGCAGCCTCGGAGGCGGCCTGCCTCATCCTGTCTGTCGACGAGACCATCAAGAACCCGCGCAGCAGCGTCGACGGACCCCCGGGCGGCGGGAGGGGCAGAGGTCGCGGAAGACCTCACGCCCActaa
- the hspa12b gene encoding heat shock 70 kDa protein 12B isoform X2: protein MADTEQPDPSGLALSRDSLSVPSSSAILGSDCSIAPLTPSPSPRVEGRPRMACPFSVVVAIDFGTTSSGYAFSFTEDSEAIHMMKRWEGGDPGVANQKSPTCLLLTPDLRFHSFGFAARDFYHDLDPDEARHWLYFDKFKMKIHSTCDLTMETELEAVNGRRVTAIEVFAHALRFFREHALKEVKEQTTSVLGGDKIRWVITVPAVWRQPAKQFMREAAYLAGLASPDCPEQLLIALEPEAASIYCRKLRLHQVIDLSLQPIANGVDVNGLRPFDSGFRQAREQLRRSRHSRTFIVESGTGELWSELQTGDKYIVADCGGGTVDLTVHQIEQPQGTLKELYKASGGPYGAVGVDLAFESMLSQIFGDDFIQSFKAKRPAAWVDLTIAFEARKRTAAPGRANALNISLPFSFIDYYKRHKGQSVEAALRRSNMNIVKWSSQGMLRLTQEAMNELFQPTIANIVRHIEELMSKPDVRGVRFLFLVGGFAESPMLQKAIHKALGRTCRIIIPHNVGLTILKGAVLFGLDPTVVRVRRCPLTYGVGVLNRFVEGRHPRDKLLIKDDRQWCTDILDRFVSVDQSVALGEVVRRSYTPARPCQRKIIINIYCSATDDVTYISDPGVRKCGMVTLELPEPLPPANTGAGGPAGRREIRATMQFGDTEIKVTAVDVLSKRSVKASIDFLSN from the exons ATGGCTGACACGGAGCAGCCGGACCCCAGCGGCCTTGCATTGTCAC GCGACAGTTTATCAGTGCCGTCGTCATCAGCCATTTTGGGAAGTGACTGCAGCATCGCACCCCTCACGCCGTCTCCCTCACCT AGGGTGGAAGGAAGACCACGGATGGCCTGCCCATTCTCAGTCGTTGTGGCAATAGACTTTGGCACGACCTCGAGCGGCTACGCTTTCAGCTTCACGGAGGACTCAGAAGCCATACACATGATGAA ACGCTGGGAGGGCGGGGACCCCGGCGTGGCCAATCAGAAGAGCCCCACGTGTCTGCTGCTGACCCCCGACTTGCGCTTCCACAGTTTCGGATTTGCTGCGCGGGACTTTTACCACGACCTGGATCCAGACGAGGCCCGGCACTGGCTCTACTTTGATAAGTTCAAGATGAAGATCCACAGCACTTGT GATCTCACGATGGAGACGGAGCTGGAGGCGGTGAACGGCCGGCGGGTGACAGCCATTGAGGTGTTCGCTCACGCCCTGCGCTTCTTCAGGGAGCACGCCCTAAAG GAAGTGAAGGAGCAGACCACCTCCGTACTGGGAGGAGACAAAATCCGATGGGTGATCACCGTTCCTGCCGTGTGGCGACAACCTGCCAAGCAGTTCATGAGAGAGGCCGCCTACCTG GCCGGTCTGGCGTCTCCCGACTGTCCCGAGCAGCTCCTCATCGCTCTCGAACCGGAGGCCGCCTCCATTTACTGCCGCAAGCTCCGCCTCCACCAGGTGATCGACCTGAGCCTGCAGCCGATCGCGAACGGCGTGGATGTGAACGGATTGCGACCTTTTGACTCCGGCTTCAGACAAG CCAGGGAGCAGTTGAGGCGATCCAGACACAGCAGGACCTTCATAGTGGAGAGCGGAACTGGAGAACTGTGGTCCGAGCTGCAGACCG GTGACAAGTACATTGTGGCAGACTGCGGGGGAGGAACAGTGGATCTGACGGTCCATCAAATCGAGCAGCCGCAAGGGACGCTTAAAGAACTCTACAAGGCCTCAG GTGGTCCATACGGCGCCGTTGGCGTGGACCTGGCTTTCGAGTCCATGCTCAGCCAAATCTTTGGGGACGACTTCATCCAGAGCTTCAAAGCCAAGCGGCCGGCCGCCTGGGTGGACCTCACCATTGCGTTCGAGGCCAGGAAGCGGACGGCGGCACCGGGCCGGGCCAACGCCCTCAACATCTCCCTGCCCTTCTCCTTCATCGACTACTACAAAAGACACAAGGGGCAGAGTGTGGAGGCCGCCCTGAGGAGAAGCAA TATGAACATCGTCAAGTGGTCATCGCAGGGCATGCTGCGACTTACCCAGGAAGCCATGAACGAGCTCTTCCAGCCCACAATCGCCAATATAGTGCGACACATAG AGGAGCTGATGTCGAAGCCAGATGTGCGCGGCGTGCGTTTCCTCTTCCTGGTGGGCGGATTTGCTGAGTCGCCCATGCTGCAGAAAGCCATCCACAAAGCACTGGGACGCACTTGCCGCATCATCATCCCCCACAACGTAGGCCTGACCATCCTCAAGGGGGCAGTGCTGTTTGGGCTGGACCCCACTGTG GTGCGAGTGCGTCGATGCCCACTGACGTACGGCGTGGGTGTCTTGAACCGCTTCGTGGAGGGACGCCATCCCCGGGACAAGCTCCTCATCAAGGACGACCGACAGTGGTGCACCGACATCCTGGACCGCTTCGTGTCCGTAGACCAATCAGTGGCTCTGGGCGAGGTGGTGAGGCGGAGTTACACGCCGGCACGCCCGTGCCAAAGGAAAATCATCATCAACATCTACTGCAGCGCCACTGACGATGTCACGTACATTTCGGACCCGGGGGTCAGGAAGTGTGGAATGGTCACGTTGGAACTGCCGGAGCCGTTACCACCGGCCAACACGGGAGCTGGAGGCCCGGCGGGGAGGAGGGAGATCAGGGCAACCATGCAGTTTGGGGATACAGAAATCAAAGTTACAGCCGTGGATGTCTTGTCCAAACGCTCCGTGAAGGCTTCAATTGACTTCCTGTCTAACTGA